The nucleotide sequence GAGTGTCACCTTAGGTAGTGTAGTCTCCTTGCTCATTCACCCATATGATCCAATGACTCTGTGATGTATCCAAAGGCAAATCTCCCGCCAtgtttctgtcagtttgttgtactgtgatgtTTTGCATGACATGCTGGTAGCTCTGTcaccagtatttaaaatactagcaggaccacccaaggtgaacagtttTCAGGAGAGCTTTTGGAAAAGAACAGACATAAAGAGGAATAAACTGTCCACTTCTGGTGGACCAGCCATTGAGCACATTATGAACGACAACAGgacgttatcctacatagtgcctGAAGATACGTGCCTCAGGtcagaaagcatcaaaatatgaatgtgttcattgccaaaaagaatatttcaagatgatGTTAAAGTTCAATGTCTGTGATGAGGCCATATCTACACACCTACAAGAACGTTCAGTTAAAACAATTATTTGATTGTCTACACCAACCACTGAAATTGTTCAAATGTGCAATCAAATTGCATTGAAAATTGCTAGTTATTGGTATGTGAAAttgtgggggggggagaaacaTTCATTGGACAATATTAAATTGgttatagaaatgaaactggatatCACATTATacagttttgcaagaccaatgacttctccaTTGTAAAATTTTTTTCAACTACATAAATGGTGAGTATACAAAATGGTACCCCCAAAACCAGAATTGCGCAGGGCAGAACGGAGCTTTTGTaggatgcatttttcctgctaggcaagcatcaagtaaCTTGCTCTGTTAGTGCACACAGTAGTGTGAccaggtgtattagtctgggtagattagagaagaaAATTCATAAGTAATTTGtacaagaaaaagctttatataaaagaaaatttgcatattgagaaaatatcccagcccatttcagatcaaatccataagtctgatattagcctatatgtctgataacaatctataaatttctcttttgaCTCCcgcaacacatgcaaggatgccaaataaaggaaaatcacaggccattgggtagaaaatcttgtggatacagtggtgatggaagcatctcagtgctggtgtggatctccacatggctcctccagcttcagtgctatggctccatcagcatagctccatgtggcttgtcaacaggaatgtataTCAGAGAATGTGGGCCTGGCCTACAGTGCTCTATTTATCTTTGTcagtcctccaaatgaggtcatcaagctgcaacctgaagggcaggctagactccaccccctcctGAAGTTGACAGTATTATGTAATTGCCGCACCTGgcaaggttctctgtggtcacagtgaattttttttgtgaCAGCACTTTCTCTCAAagtttgttgtttatttgttttttgtgtgtgatggccaatttaagagaagagcatgcaactgtaaaattttgttttctgcttaggaaaaaaatgccacagaaactgtgatgttgaacacagcttataaggacagcactatggaaaaacttcaagtgtactagtggttttctcattccaaaaaaggtgaaatgtcgattgatgacaaagtttgttctggatgtccatcaactttctagTGGACCAAATGTTGACTCAGAGTGCATCTGGAGTTTATTCCACtacgtcagactgttaatcaaggtttatatttagagggtctgaaaagattgcatcacAGTGTTTGACAAAAAcgttctgatttgtggcagatgggcaactggttttgccaccacgacaatgcacatgctcacacaaccatctcagtgcacaaAATTTCACCCCAAACAGCATCCCTCTCTTGCCACAAGTATCTAACTCACCTGACTTtgttccatgcaacttctttttgtttttgtgaatgaagagggacatgaaaggacattgATTTGATGACATCATATTGTCAAAAAATATCATTCCTATTACATGAAATTTAAATTTTGCTTAAAATctttcaacaatgattgcagctgtACATCAACATAAAGCTACCTCAATTTCAAGCTAGATTCAAAATAATGTGAGATTGACCTTGATGGATCATAGAAATATGTTTACCTATGTTTTATTGATTCTTTAAAAGGCATAACAAACTAGAtatcattgaaaagaatgggagttAGAAAGCACTTCATTTACTCCTGTGCAACTTGTACATGGGCAAGACAGTCGTTCAAACTTTAAATAAGTGAATAAAAGTAAGAAACAACCctcttacttttatttatttatttatttatctatctatttatttttttctttcaccacggttattcaatctgtttgccaAAAAATAACTGAAAAACTGGACCATATGAGAAGAATGTGACATTGGGATGGCAATGAGTGGTTTATTTGGTATTCATTCGTGTAGCTCGAAGTCCTTGTGGCACAAATTAACTggtagattggtggttcaaattcaatGAGAGGCACCTGAAAAGAAAACCTtgtcatctacttctgaaagtacATCTGAAAGAAGGCTCTATCACAGCCacgatatatgtgcatatatacatacacctaCACAAAAAAGAGAGAAGATCACAGCTATTGAAACTCTATGAAGTACAGTTACACTCTGAAAAtacagggtcaccctgagtcagtaCGGACTCTCCAGCAACACTTTGTTTAAAttcttagtttttttaaaaagtaaatagagAATTTTCACTCAGGATAAATATATGAGCCTTGGATACTTCCTAAGATTTTAGACAGGGGTGTGTACATTACTATAGGGGAAATAAAGTAAGCAGGAGAGAATCACATGGTTTCTTAATTATAGTCCATCAGCCATGGTTGTTCAGTTTTCTCATGATATAGGTTTTAAatcttccatttttttaaaataggactTGAATATGCTTAGTTATGGAGACTAGGATAACTAATATAGGAATAAACACATGATAAAATAAGATTTACACTAAGAAATGTCTCTAGTATCTAATACACATTCAAATAAATATATCCCATAATCTGATAATTTAGCATTCCCCTTCCcttcatattttatattataaCAGTTCATACAAATATTTGACTCTGGAGTTTATATAACTCTAGTTCACTTGATATTTGACTTTTGGTTTCAAATCATCTTAGAAGTTTTAATGCCAAGCAGACCACTAAATATTTGAGCCTGTTTCAGTCTCAGACATGTGTTCTTTTATTATTTGTAGAAAATGTCTAACAATCTCAGAGGACTATTTCTGACTAAGTTTAATGTAAATTTGAAAACTAACTATATTAATTTTTACATAATTTACTAATGCCCCGGACAAGAAAAACCTCCATCAAAGGCCTGGAGTATCACATATGACAAGCTCCATTTACATAAAGCCACAATCACTGATTTCCTGAAATCCCACAACATGGGTGTGTTTTTGAAACCTTGGTCCACAGTTTTGTCTACAGTAGGGTTTTTCTGTATTGCTGATGTTTCTTCCACCTCTGGACTATTTGACTCATCTGCTAGGAGACCACACATCTCCCTACCAGCTTCCTGAGAGCAGCTACCACTTCTTTGTTCCTCAGGCTGTAAATGAGAGGGTTTAACATTGGAGTGAGGACATTGCTGAAAACAGAGAGAGCCTGGTCCTGCTCTGGACTGTGAGAGGAAGTGAAAGTCATGTAGATGAAGATGTTTGGGCCAAAGAATAGACTCACTACAGTTAAGTGCGAAGAACATGTGGCCAGAACCTTTTTCCTGCCCTTGACAGAGTTCATACGGAAAACAGTGAGGAAAATAAGAGTATAAGACGTTGTGATGAGACTGAAGGGGACAACAAGCAGCACAATGCTTGTCACCACCACAACTAACTGATACACGGAAGTGTCTTCACAGGAGAGCTTAATGAGTACGGGAACTTCACAGAAGAAGTGGTGGATCTCCCTGGATCCACAGATGGGGAAATGCATGGGGTAGACTGTATGTACAAATGAACTGACTGAGCCTCCAATCCAACATGCAGCAACCAAGTGCAGACAGAACCTGGGGCTCATGATGGTGGAATAACGTAGTGGGTTGCAGACAGCCACATAGCGATCATAAGCCATGAGAGTCAAGATGAGGCACtctgacattgccagcatcaggaAAAAGAAACTCTGAGTTCCACAGCCGATCCATGAgatggtccttttgtctgtgaaaAAGTTATAGGCCATCTTTGGTACAATGGTGGAAGTTAATGTTAAGTCGATGAGAGAGAGCTGACTGAGGAGAATATACATGGGTGTATGAAGTCGGGCATCCCCAGAAATAAGGACAATCAAAAGTATGTTACCCAGGAAGGCAAGTATGTAGACAAAGATGATCATGGAGTTCAGGATAACGGAATGCTGAAACTCGGGAAACAGTCCCACGAGGATGAAATCGGTTACTGAGGACTCGTTTATATCCACCAtgtcttttaaaagaaatatgaaCAGGACTAAGAAAAAAGTCAAAGGGATCACAGCCACTGATATTCTTATATAATCTCTGGAGGAACAATTTTATCTATTTTCCCTAATTTCTTAGCTTTCCAGTAATATTTCCATCATGCCATAACAGATATATTATATATTGCTGAAAGTTGCCTAAAAGTTATTAAATATGAAATAATCAGGATGATTACCAGTACAGTTTCTTAAACTTTGTtaaattttcttctctttctccctcttttttctttcttctctttatttatttttttttgtttattagaGAATCTTCTGAAGACTCTGGGCCCTGGACCCACTTTCCAGAAATATGCACCCCTAATTTTCTGATAGCATTGAACTCTAGCTATTAACATCTGGTATACTTGGGTTAAAAAAATCGAAAGGAAAAACTAATTAATGCAATACATTTCATTGTAATCATTGTAAATCAACCATTGGACAAAACTTGGATATTTCATTCATTTACTCTTCTATTTTATGTTTTTGGCTAATTGCCTTGGCATCATAAACATAGTAATAGATAACTTCAGATTTGTGTATCTTTCTACTCAGAAATCATCAATGCTTTTATCAAGTACAATGTGTGTTTTTAGGCTAaaattgtatttcttccatggcGAGTTTATCTCAACTTGCCTTATACAATTTATATTCTATCATTTTAATCTCATGACTCCAGGTCCAGTCAAACAGACATCTTCTTGGTTCCTCCACCTGACTTACATGGCTTATCAGAATCAGAACTCTCACTTTCATTGTTGGAATTCTATGCATTCTTTAAATGTAACCTTTTATAGAAAAACCTTTGGTAACCTCAAAGAAGGGCACTCTCCCTTCAATAATCTCTTAATTGTATTGTATGTGCCATTGTTTATCAGCATAGCTGAGAGAGAGGACAGCTTGAATGCTGAGAGCATTGATTAGAAGTTAGACTGCCTGGATTCAAAGCCCAGCTCCATCACTTACTTAGGGAAAGATATCCCTATCTTTCTTTCTCGAACTTAAATTAGGATAGCTAAGCAAGTTACCTCAAAGGATAATTAGGAGGTCTAAATGAGTTAATACAAATAAACAGATTAGGATAGTGCCTATACGTTGTAAATACGCAATAGATTTATGGTTTTCTATAAACATAAATTTTACTAAATGAATTTTAATATTTCGATTGAAAAGCTTATGTTCTACCTATCTATGTTCCAATAAGAGCAATTTAATAACTTAAAAGAGTATTATCAAATACATATTTATTAATCAGCAGGTTTAACCAACTCTGTGGAGTTAGTCAATGTACTTTATCAGATATAGCATATGGCAAACACCCAACAGAAATTCCACTCCTGGAGGGTGCTAAATATATTCACTATGTCATTGCCCTGAAAAATGGAGTCCCCATTGCAATATGACTTAAAAACTGCTATATATGGAAATTTCTTTATGCACTTACGTTTCCTAGCAGAACTTTGTTGTGTCAAAAATCATATTGTCTATTACTGAAGCAGAAAATCTCATAAGGTAAAGCAATGTCATCCTCTGATTTCAGTTGTTGCTCTTTTCTGGAGATGTATTTTCTAATGACCTTATGGAAGAAAAAAATCTGACAAGAATCTCTATTGCTTTCATGATGAATTGACAGAAATATAAAATCCAGAATGAATTACTTATCTAATTATGTAATTAATGTGCATGAATCATTCGTCTCACTGAAAGTTATGTTCTCATCACTTCAGAAAAGGGATGTTTAAAATAGTTCTTGAAAACACTTTCCATCCATTCATTTTGTATTCTACATACATTGAATTTTTCACTACAAATATTTTATTAAGTGCTGATGTATGGGGCAACAGTAAATCAGAACATGTTCTCTGTCTTCAGTAATCTCTGAATTCAGATCCTGAATCTTtcatacatttcactagtcacaGTAGTGAATAAAACACTGTATTTCAGACTTCTTTGAGGAGCCATGACCGTGCTGTCACCAACCCATcagcccctctgtgagaggaaaCTGAGACTGCTCCTGTCAATCTCACAACTGAAAATTCGACGCAGGTTCTCCCTAAATTGGAATTGACACACCGTTAGGGGTTAAGACTCCTTTAGAATGCTGTAtcaacacaaagaagacaacttaggtttagggaaaagATTGGAGAATTTCAGTGTTGTCTCACCTCGTGAGAGAAACTCACGGAAATGTAAAGAATGGAAGCAAGAAAGGGTTTGTAATCATTAACAACCCAGAGAGTCAGAGTCACACTGCATAATGGAAAAACAAATAGGTATTCTCACTCAATCCATTTGAGCCCAATAACCCTGAAAGTTTGCATTTATTTATTAGGGTAATTCATCAGTCCGCTAAACATACACAAATGTCTCTTATAGAAATAAGGACAATCAGAGGCCATGAGGTGAGGGTGATAAATAAACAAGATGTGGAATATTCTTTGTGCCCAAAAGATTCCCACTCTTATAGTAATCATCAGCAAATGCCTTGTGATACGATCTTCTCCAGGTTTGCACCCTAACTTTCCACTATAAAAGCCATGAATAGTTATAAAGGGGAGGAGTTTATAATTTTGAGATTTTGGAGTGTCAAATGAATTAGAAACACAGAAGATAGAGTTAAGGAACTACTTTTTAATAATTCTGCAGCCAAACATTCCAAATATTTTCATTCCTGTCTTTTAATTGCTGAagctattattttaaatatttaatctaTACAAAAAatttacaaatatttattaattaattacAAATTTCCTAAAACAAGCATTTGTGTCTTATAGATCATTGCACATTCaggctaataaaatatttttaacataaaaataaattgtGATTCAATAAACATTTCTGAATTATTTATTGAATTATTCTTCTAACGATAAAGTATTTTATCATCTCCATAATATCATTAAAATAGATATTAAGAGTCAACTGTGAACATGTTTCCATCATTTCTTTAGTACAGAAGAAATAGACTTACTCCTAGCATAGAATGCAGTATTATGAGTTAACCTATagaactttttttgttcttttttaaagtttCTAAACACATTTGTATCATTTGAGGAACACTACAATGCACTTATTGTTAACTTGATTCAAGGTGGTGTTTTATATAAAACAGTTTGGAATAATGTCATAATTCAGTCACAAAATAGCTTTATTCTGAAATCAAATGAGAATTCAAAGAATTATATTACTTGATGACTGAATATATCCTTGACTatacccctgtgtgtttccaataaAAGGAGTAAATCTCTAACATTTCACTTAACATATTTAGTGGTGCCTGCTCCATAATTTTGGTAGCTTTGATTAGATAAAAACATTATTCAGTTGTTACGATTTGAGAAGAGAGTCCATCGGAAATATGATTGTAAGCAATTTTCCTTTGAATCCCAGGTGGCTAACATATACACACATTTTAAACTGCCATTGATAATTTTTTTCCTTGTAACACCGCAGTCAGCAAAACCTGACAACAGTTAAGACTTAGCATTCAACACACATTCTCTACAGAATTTCCAGTACCAATCaaggttcagaatgtttttctTGAGCTTTGTATCTACCTTAAAGTTTATTTATTGTGAGTCATCTCTTCTTCCTGAAATTTCTGCCATCTTCTGGATTTTCCACGACCAGACACAATTTTGCATTAAGTAGAATTACAgcctttttttcattaaaaaataacttaTGCAGTTGGCATAGTGTTTTTGGAAAAATCATATATTTTGGAAATGAGCTCAGTGATTCTATTCCATAATACTAAGGAGATTAAGTATCAGCTAAAATATAACTTGGCAGTTGGCTTAGTAATTTGTCATCAGGGCTGGGAGCCTTTTCTGATAAATGACTTAGGGGAACACAGTCCCCAGACTTTAATTAATGTACATCTCAGTCCACAATGGTGAAcataggaaattaaaacaaattgtGTGAAACCATCCAGATTCAAACAAGCAGATAATCCTCACCATGGAAATATTCACAGATTTTCCAACCACAAAATCATGCCTCTACAGTGTCCATCATGAGAAAGAACAGGGCAAATCACAAAATCCATTCAGAGTTATACCACCTACCAGTCCGAGGACTTCAGTGAAAGAACTGCCAAAAAGTATGATACTCATAATTTCCAGCATCAtcttccatcacacacacacacacacacacacaaactttcccaaatttatatattttactgTGATAACTCATAATTACCAACATCAtcttccatcacacacacacacacactttcccaaatttatatattttattgtgaTAATGTTTTATAGagaatttccttttttattttttggaagtTTGATGATTATATAATTTCAATTTAGTACCATGGCATATCATAAAGAAAGTTAACTCTGAGGTCAGAataaaaattataactaaaatttttaaaataaaatttaaaaaattataaatataatataattatatttaaattaCTCATATCTGAGTTTTATTACTTGTTTTAAATGGGGGCATAAAAATAAATGTCTCAATAAACTCATTCACTGCAATCTATGGatcccaacccatagtgaccctgtaggacacaatGGAACTCTCGCCTTGGCTTTCTGAGACTTCAGCTATTTGCGGCAatgaccgcctcatctttctcttgggcaGCTTCTTTCTCCCTTTTGGCTTAGTGGGTTGAGCTTcccaccttgtggttggcagttcaatgcaTAAACCATGATGATATCTGTTTCAAAAAGAGGTATTTTTATGATAACAAAGTGTACACTCCTTTTTAGGTGTTCCTCAGCAAGTCAATGTGGTGTTACCTTTTTAGTTAATTATTACCTGGTTCGGAAGGTTAGGTGCACTTGTCTACCTTCAGTCTAATATATGGTACCTGAAAGAACAATGCTTCCTTTCTCTAAGTACAGCCTGACAGACTCTGTGcacaaaaatacagaaacaaaaaatcctacgaattattataaaaatcaattaattttcaaattaaaatatCCTGTTGAATCCCTTACTTAACAATGAGAATTGTCTCTTAGGCCAATTGAGATGTATCCAAAGGAGTTTAGGGAAAATGTTACAGGAACAAAACACCTCGTGAGAAAAAGAAacctttttagttctttcattgaACATAACATATTCAAAAGAGTTGGATATACTAACAGGATTTTCATAGTTtaagaaaaaatgaagaaagcaCGTAGTATCTTATTGCTGCTCTTGTTTGTTGctaattgattttgactcatagaaacaCCTACTTAGAACGAAACATTCTCGTCCTATACCATTCTCACAATCTTTGCTCTCTCAGACCCATTGCGGCAGCCACTGTTGAAGGTCGTCTTCTTTCATagactctctactttaccaagtagatCTCCAGCAACGGGTACCTCCCGGTAACATACTCAAACTCTGTGAGACAAAATCCTGCCATcctcctctaaggagccctctgcatgtacttcttcaaagatagaGCTGCTGCTTCTTCTGGGGGTCCATAGTGTATTAACATTCACACCAACATCGCAATTAAAAGACATCAATTAttctttagtctttcttattTTTGTCCAGATTTTATACTTACTTGAAttcactgaaaataccacagcttgagtTAAGCACATCAGAGTACCCAAAGTTATATGTTTCCTTTTTAACATTTCTTTTTCCATTACTTTGTCCCCTGTATACTCCACCACATTCATAGATCTATATTTGAAGCACATAAATAGTCTCTTAGAAATACGTACTCTTTGTACAacctatgtatgtgtatatgtgtgtagtcCAACTCTCATTTACACATCTGTTCAATTAAATGACTATCCATGTATCTACTCATAAATAAATCAAATTTCAGGATTATGAATATAATATATTGCTATATTGCCTCTGTTGTACTTAACTCTTGGATTCCTCCCAGTTtataagacttaaaaaaaattttactgccagatttgcccaatataatGTGTTTTAATGTTGTGACAGCCACTTCCAtgggcatttattgtggatcaaagtaaagttaaatcaaagtaaaatgaaatccatgaaAACTTCAATAATTAATATTCACTCTATCAATTTATTATTTAGTCAGTATCAGCTATTTCTGAATAAATAATTGTAcaaatataaaatttatataatatatactataatccccacttgtctatcagtttgtcatagtgtAGTGACTGTGTTACTGTGAATctggaaactatgtcaccagtatatcaaaataccagcagggtcacccaaagtgaacaggtctcaGTACCACTTCcatactaagaacagactatgcagAAGAAATAGACTTTCCACTTCTGAGGACTTAGTCAATGAAAACCCCAAGAATAGTagtggaacattgtcagacactgaaaactTCAAGACTGGAAGCAGACCATTTTCAGAGGTAAAGACAGCATAGGAGCCCCtcaggaaggcactcaaaatatgaccgaggGAGAGTCACCTTCTCAAAGTTTAATCGGCTATAAGTAGACTGCAATGACTTGcatggagtaaagcctttgggggcaaagcctttgggaccttcagttgctgatagggcatgactcaaaataataAGAAGCatgtattaataattggaatttagAATATACAAATAATGAATCTAGAAAAGTTGGAAGCTATCAAAATAAAGTATAACACATAAAGGTTAGTGAGCTGAAAaggactggtattggctattttgaattgaaaaattatatgatttactgtgctggaaatgacaaattcaagaagactgGTTTGCATCCATCATCAAAAGGatgtttcaagatctatcttgatgtacaatgctgtgtgtaataggataatatctgtCTACATACTATGAAATCCAGTCCATACAACTATTGTTTGAACTTTTGCACCAAACACTAGTGTTAGTGCTGCAGAAATCAAAGCAGTCCACCAGTCAGAaatcaatcaaacatgcaatcaagatgcattgagagCCTTAGGGAATACGGCCACAAGATAAACAAACATGGGAAGATCTACTGAGAAAATACTACCAAGTTTCATCAGGAGGGAATCCCCAGTTGCTGTAACCTAGAGAAACAGCATAAAAGTACAccaagcaatttttaaaattttaaacagaGTTTAGCATTCTCACAGCtgattctttctgtttgaaaCCCTCTCTCACCTTTATCTAGCTGCTATAGCTATTTCAGACAATTCTCCCTGCTGCTGCATGCACGGAATCCATCCCAGGGCTCATGTCAATTTATCCAGACCCAGAGAAACATGCTTGTATGTAGGCAGCTTGGTGCAGAGATTTTCAATACCCAAAAAATGTTTTGCCA is from Tenrec ecaudatus isolate mTenEca1 chromosome 2, mTenEca1.hap1, whole genome shotgun sequence and encodes:
- the LOC142441184 gene encoding olfactory receptor 2T27-like — protein: MVDINESSVTDFILVGLFPEFQHSVILNSMIIFVYILAFLGNILLIVLISGDARLHTPMYILLSQLSLIDLTLTSTIVPKMAYNFFTDKRTISWIGCGTQSFFFLMLAMSECLILTLMAYDRYVAVCNPLRYSTIMSPRFCLHLVAACWIGGSVSSFVHTVYPMHFPICGSREIHHFFCEVPVLIKLSCEDTSVYQLVVVVTSIVLLVVPFSLITTSYTLIFLTVFRMNSVKGRKKVLATCSSHLTVVSLFFGPNIFIYMTFTSSHSPEQDQALSVFSNVLTPMLNPLIYSLRNKEVVAALRKLVGRCVVS